A window of Fictibacillus halophilus contains these coding sequences:
- a CDS encoding Na(+)/H(+) antiporter subunit C, translating to MEILMSILAGTLFAAGVYLILQKQLLKIVLGTALLSHGAHLFILTMGKLNRGKPPILLEGVKNYTDPLPQALILTSIVISFGVTSFLLVLAYRTYQSNKTDMMDQLRGTDDE from the coding sequence ATGGAGATTCTTATGTCTATACTTGCCGGAACGTTATTTGCAGCCGGCGTTTATCTTATACTTCAGAAGCAGTTATTAAAAATTGTACTTGGTACGGCGCTTTTATCACATGGGGCTCATCTTTTTATCCTAACGATGGGAAAATTAAACCGTGGTAAACCTCCTATATTATTAGAGGGGGTCAAGAACTACACAGATCCTCTCCCTCAAGCGCTAATACTGACATCTATTGTTATAAGTTTTGGGGTTACAAGCTTTCTACTTGTACTAGCTTATCGAACCTATCAAAGCAACAAGACAGATATGATGGATCAGCTAAGGGGAACAGATGATGAGTAA
- a CDS encoding Na+/H+ antiporter subunit D: MSNLVFLPIFIPLFFGALLVFFNKKQKVTVNISFLVVLLSLGVSIFLSYHVFSYGPLILETGDWKAPYGIILVADKLSVIMILAVNVITLTAAIFALSSVTEKMVQHYFYPLFFLLIAGVSGAFLTGDLFNLFVFFEVLLMASYGLIIIGGSKHQFRESVKYILLNLFSSILFVTTVAFLYSVTGTVNMAQLGERVGQVEQQGILTGIGILLFIVFATKGALFPLYFWLPKSYIVPSPIVSGLFGALLTKVGVYSMLRVFTLIFSHKLELTHTFFIWIAAITMIIGVIGALSTSNVKLIIAYNIMPAIGFMLLGIGTFSAESLAGTIYYLVHDMAIKSALFFLAGLLVWHAGTSNLKKMGGYIKTAPFMGWMFFIASLILAGIPPFSGFIGKYLLLRGAMDEEHYIAAGIGLLSSLLILFSVIRIFIGAFWGELKEEPKQAVKTSGLAASAVLIAISILLGVGAEWFYPYVQAAADSLIDPQIYIDYVLKE, from the coding sequence ATGAGTAATTTAGTATTCTTGCCTATATTTATACCTTTGTTTTTCGGAGCTTTACTTGTTTTCTTTAATAAGAAACAAAAGGTAACGGTAAACATCTCATTTCTAGTGGTCTTGTTAAGTTTAGGTGTATCGATCTTCTTAAGTTATCATGTATTTTCATATGGACCTTTAATCTTGGAAACAGGTGACTGGAAAGCACCATACGGAATCATTCTTGTTGCGGACAAGCTGTCCGTCATCATGATACTCGCTGTAAATGTGATCACATTAACTGCAGCGATTTTTGCACTATCTTCCGTTACAGAAAAAATGGTGCAGCACTACTTTTACCCTTTGTTCTTCTTACTGATCGCAGGGGTGAGTGGCGCTTTCTTAACAGGAGATTTGTTCAATCTATTCGTGTTTTTTGAAGTATTATTGATGGCATCCTATGGATTGATTATTATCGGCGGTTCTAAGCATCAATTTCGTGAATCTGTAAAGTACATCTTACTTAATTTGTTTTCGTCCATTCTATTCGTTACAACCGTAGCCTTCCTCTACTCAGTGACGGGTACAGTAAATATGGCGCAACTCGGTGAACGTGTTGGCCAAGTAGAGCAACAAGGTATTTTAACGGGAATTGGAATCTTACTATTTATTGTTTTCGCAACAAAAGGTGCTCTATTTCCATTGTATTTTTGGCTTCCTAAATCGTATATCGTACCGTCACCAATCGTTTCTGGTTTGTTTGGTGCGCTGTTAACCAAAGTTGGTGTGTACTCTATGCTTAGGGTCTTTACACTCATTTTTTCTCACAAACTTGAGCTAACACACACGTTTTTCATTTGGATCGCTGCGATTACAATGATCATCGGAGTCATTGGTGCGCTTTCAACATCCAACGTAAAATTGATCATCGCTTATAATATCATGCCAGCCATTGGTTTTATGCTTCTCGGTATTGGAACGTTTTCAGCGGAATCACTTGCAGGTACGATCTACTATCTCGTTCATGATATGGCGATCAAATCCGCATTATTTTTCCTTGCAGGTCTTCTTGTTTGGCATGCTGGAACGTCAAATCTAAAAAAGATGGGTGGCTATATAAAAACAGCTCCATTTATGGGCTGGATGTTTTTTATCGCCTCTCTCATATTAGCCGGGATTCCGCCTTTTAGTGGCTTTATTGGTAAGTACCTTCTGTTAAGAGGTGCAATGGATGAAGAACATTATATTGCTGCGGGAATTGGATTATTATCGAGTTTGTTAATCTTATTTTCTGTGATCCGTATCTTTATCGGGGCATTCTGGGGTGAGCTAAAAGAAGAGCCGAAACAAGCTGTGAAAACTTCAGGATTAGCAGCATCTGCTGTATTAATCGCAATCTCTATCTTGCTTGGTGTTGGAGCAGAATGGTTTTATCCGTATGTTCAGGCAGCAGCAGACAGTTTGATCGATCCACAAATCTATATAGATTATGTATTAAAGGAGTAA
- a CDS encoding Na+/H+ antiporter subunit E, with the protein MTFQLILNLLIGVIWMFLSESYSFASFIVGFVIGAALLYLLNRFIPDSYYFKHVRAILYLIFLFIKELLLANIEVLKWVYKPRLDFQPGILALPIDVKKNWEITLLANLITLTPGTLSVDVSRDQRYIYIHAIDLPDVNETIVSIKESFEKAIREVTR; encoded by the coding sequence ATGACATTTCAACTTATTCTAAATTTGCTGATCGGCGTCATTTGGATGTTTTTATCTGAGAGCTACTCTTTCGCAAGTTTTATAGTTGGATTTGTGATTGGGGCAGCTCTTCTCTACTTGCTGAATCGATTCATTCCTGATTCGTATTATTTTAAACATGTGAGAGCGATTCTTTATCTGATTTTTCTATTTATAAAAGAACTTCTTCTAGCTAATATTGAAGTTTTAAAATGGGTCTATAAACCCCGGCTTGATTTTCAGCCAGGAATACTCGCACTTCCAATTGACGTTAAGAAAAATTGGGAGATTACTTTACTAGCTAACTTGATCACCTTAACTCCTGGAACTTTATCTGTCGATGTCTCTAGAGATCAAAGATATATTTATATTCATGCGATCGATCTTCCAGATGTTAATGAAACTATCGTTAGTATTAAGGAATCATTTGAAAAAGCAATAAGGGAGGTAACACGATGA
- a CDS encoding Na(+)/H(+) antiporter subunit F1 — MTDWFSVVVHVCLFVTTISILLLLYRAVKGPSNPDRVVALDTIGINLIAITGIMAIILDTVQLNDIILLIGILTFIATVSVAKFLEKGVIIDQDRD; from the coding sequence ATGACAGATTGGTTCTCCGTTGTTGTTCATGTTTGTTTATTCGTAACGACCATCTCGATTCTGCTTCTTCTCTATCGAGCGGTTAAGGGTCCATCAAATCCAGATCGTGTAGTAGCACTCGATACGATTGGAATTAATTTGATCGCAATCACTGGAATAATGGCGATAATTTTAGATACCGTTCAGTTAAACGATATCATCTTATTAATCGGCATATTGACGTTTATTGCAACTGTCTCTGTTGCAAAATTCTTAGAAAAGGGTGTTATCATTGATCAAGATCGTGATTAG
- the mnhG gene encoding monovalent cation/H(+) antiporter subunit G, with translation MLSLIKIVISFFLIAGTFFIFSGTLGVLRFPDVYSRLHAASKASTLGVSGILIGAFIYVLSEMHVFSGKLILGILFVLLTAPVAGHMISRAAYRTGVPLSDKTVFNELEKKESSNTP, from the coding sequence GTGTTATCATTGATCAAGATCGTGATTAGCTTCTTCCTCATCGCTGGCACCTTTTTTATTTTCTCGGGAACACTTGGTGTACTCCGTTTTCCTGACGTTTACTCAAGACTTCATGCTGCTAGTAAAGCATCAACATTAGGAGTATCCGGAATTCTTATCGGCGCCTTTATCTATGTGTTGTCTGAAATGCATGTGTTCAGCGGTAAATTGATACTTGGAATCCTTTTTGTTCTACTAACTGCGCCAGTAGCTGGTCATATGATCTCAAGAGCAGCTTACAGAACAGGAGTACCACTTTCTGATAAAACGGTATTCAATGAACTTGAAAAGAAAGAAAGCTCCAATACTCCATAA
- the pssA gene encoding CDP-diacylglycerol--serine O-phosphatidyltransferase: protein MFMLERERIDSTFKKVKGQTANFLTLINLSLGTLALLFMISGDLKLGFVLIFLAGLFDRFDGMVARKLNIESEFGKQLDSLCDLISFGIAPAFLIYQVVLHQFGVPGMIFTIIFIVCGAIRLARFNITEFTGSFVGVPITLAGCLMAAGYLTVDLVPGFLYMFLTFGLSVLMISTITIEKR from the coding sequence ATGTTCATGCTCGAAAGAGAGCGTATTGATTCAACGTTTAAGAAAGTGAAGGGACAAACCGCTAACTTCTTAACATTGATCAATTTATCACTAGGAACTTTAGCTTTATTATTTATGATCTCAGGAGATTTGAAGTTAGGATTTGTCTTAATCTTTTTAGCTGGTTTGTTTGATCGTTTTGATGGAATGGTAGCCCGAAAGTTAAATATCGAGTCCGAGTTTGGGAAACAATTAGATTCTCTTTGTGACCTAATCTCATTTGGAATTGCTCCTGCATTTTTAATCTATCAAGTCGTCCTTCATCAGTTTGGTGTGCCCGGCATGATCTTCACCATTATCTTTATTGTTTGCGGTGCGATCCGGTTAGCTCGGTTTAACATTACAGAGTTTACTGGTTCATTTGTTGGTGTGCCGATCACTTTAGCTGGTTGTTTGATGGCTGCAGGTTATCTGACGGTTGATCTAGTACCGGGATTTCTCTATATGTTCCTGACGTTTGGATTATCTGTACTGATGATTAGTACGATTACGATTGAAAAAAGATGA
- a CDS encoding M3 family oligoendopeptidase, whose amino-acid sequence MLLQDLRQTWELDSVFPGGSESKDLLAEINWTEHEAKELAKKADSFTFSNENFLSLIKELQSFSERLSTAGAFIGCLIAQDVKDKKAMALRGRLESVYAAFSNVGSVIDQKLMDISEDAWKDLMSQPEYEHIAFSLNERRTNAKEKLGISEESLINDLAVDGYHAWSTLYDLVVGRISIKVEIDGKEEELSVGQAENKFSSPDRNVRKDTFEKFVQAWDHEGEFCAASLNHIAGFRNEIYKHRGWEETLKEPLAINRMKEETLSAMWNAINSQKEIFVKYLDRKAKLLGLDKLSWYDVDAPLSSANSKMSYDEAAQFIVEHFRTLAPKMADFSEKAFLDGWIEAEDRSGKRPGGFCTGFPTKKETRIFMTFSGTPSNVSTLAHELGHAFHTDVLKEMPYYATNYAMNVAETASTFAEMIVADAAVSSAKTKEEKIALLEDKAQRSVAFFMNIHARFLFETRMYEERKAGQLSVERLCELMEEAQKEAFNGALDEYHPYFWASKLHFYITDVPFYNFPYTFGYLFSAGIYAKAKEEGPSFEEKYIALLQDTGKMEVEELAQKHLGIDVTKQDFWLKGIELAAADVEEFLALTEE is encoded by the coding sequence ATGTTATTACAAGATTTAAGACAAACATGGGAACTTGATTCCGTTTTTCCTGGTGGTAGTGAATCTAAAGATTTATTAGCTGAAATAAATTGGACGGAGCACGAAGCGAAAGAATTAGCAAAAAAAGCGGATTCCTTCACGTTTTCAAACGAAAACTTCTTATCACTCATTAAAGAACTTCAAAGTTTTTCTGAAAGATTATCAACTGCAGGAGCTTTCATTGGATGTTTGATCGCTCAAGATGTAAAAGACAAAAAGGCGATGGCACTTCGTGGTAGATTAGAATCGGTTTACGCTGCATTCTCTAACGTCGGTTCAGTAATCGATCAGAAGTTAATGGATATCTCGGAAGATGCATGGAAAGATCTGATGAGTCAACCAGAATACGAGCATATTGCGTTCTCGTTAAACGAGAGAAGAACGAATGCAAAAGAAAAGCTTGGTATCTCAGAAGAGTCATTAATTAACGATTTAGCAGTTGACGGCTATCATGCTTGGTCAACGTTGTACGATCTAGTGGTAGGTAGAATCTCCATAAAAGTTGAGATCGATGGAAAAGAAGAAGAACTCTCAGTTGGGCAAGCGGAGAATAAATTTTCAAGTCCTGACCGTAACGTGAGAAAAGATACGTTCGAAAAATTTGTTCAAGCATGGGATCATGAAGGTGAGTTCTGTGCAGCTTCACTAAATCACATCGCAGGATTTAGAAACGAGATCTACAAGCACAGAGGCTGGGAAGAAACATTAAAAGAGCCCCTCGCGATCAATCGTATGAAGGAAGAGACTCTTTCAGCGATGTGGAACGCGATCAATTCTCAAAAAGAGATCTTCGTTAAATACTTAGATCGAAAAGCAAAACTTTTAGGTCTAGATAAATTAAGCTGGTATGATGTTGATGCACCATTATCTTCTGCAAACAGCAAGATGAGCTATGACGAAGCGGCTCAGTTTATTGTAGAGCATTTCCGTACGCTCGCACCTAAGATGGCTGATTTCTCTGAAAAGGCATTCCTAGACGGTTGGATTGAAGCAGAAGATCGTTCTGGTAAAAGACCTGGAGGATTCTGTACCGGGTTCCCAACTAAGAAAGAGACCAGAATCTTTATGACGTTCTCTGGAACACCAAGCAACGTTTCAACGTTAGCACATGAGCTTGGTCATGCGTTCCATACGGATGTGTTAAAAGAGATGCCTTACTACGCGACGAATTATGCCATGAACGTAGCTGAAACAGCTTCAACTTTTGCGGAGATGATCGTTGCTGATGCAGCCGTTTCTAGCGCAAAAACGAAAGAAGAGAAAATTGCATTACTCGAAGATAAGGCTCAACGTTCTGTAGCATTCTTCATGAACATACACGCTCGTTTTCTGTTTGAAACGAGAATGTATGAAGAAAGAAAAGCGGGTCAATTATCAGTAGAACGCCTATGTGAACTGATGGAAGAAGCTCAAAAAGAAGCCTTTAACGGTGCACTCGATGAGTATCACCCATACTTCTGGGCATCTAAGCTGCATTTCTATATTACAGACGTTCCGTTCTATAACTTCCCGTATACATTCGGTTATCTGTTCTCTGCAGGAATCTATGCAAAAGCAAAAGAAGAAGGTCCTTCCTTCGAAGAAAAATATATCGCACTTCTACAAGATACAGGAAAGATGGAAGTGGAAGAGCTCGCACAAAAACATCTTGGCATAGATGTAACGAAGCAAGACTTCTGGTTAAAAGGAATTGAGCTTGCTGCAGCCGATGTGGAAGAGTTTTTAGCATTAACAGAAGAATAA
- a CDS encoding alpha/beta-type small acid-soluble spore protein: MARRKRQPIVPEAREGLDRLKAKVMREAGYNVSDQSPDDVKYEVAKDMGVNLQKGYNGTITSKDAGKVGGQIGGRMVKELIQQAKANLGKQVR, translated from the coding sequence ATGGCAAGAAGAAAGCGTCAGCCTATCGTCCCAGAAGCTAGAGAAGGGCTTGATCGGTTAAAAGCAAAAGTGATGAGAGAAGCGGGTTATAACGTATCAGATCAGTCACCAGATGATGTGAAGTATGAAGTAGCTAAAGACATGGGTGTGAACTTACAAAAAGGATATAACGGTACGATCACGTCAAAAGACGCTGGAAAAGTAGGCGGGCAGATCGGCGGAAGAATGGTAAAAGAACTCATTCAGCAGGCAAAAGCCAATTTAGGAAAGCAAGTTCGATAA
- the sigK gene encoding RNA polymerase sporulation sigma factor SigK: MSLVGVLAYFFKEVMLFVSYVKNNAFPQPLSENEEKQYLKEMAEGNEHARAMLIEHNLRLVAHIVKKFENTGEDTEDLISIGTIGLIKAIESYSRGKGTKLATYAARCIENEILMHLRALKKTKKDVSLHDPIGTDKEGNEITLIDVLKAETEDVVDAIQLKMQKKKIYDYIHVLDDREKEVIVGRFGLDLQKEKTQREIAKQLGISRSYVSRIEKRALMKLFHEFYRSRQQSER, from the coding sequence ATGTCATTAGTAGGTGTGTTGGCTTACTTTTTTAAGGAAGTTATGCTTTTTGTATCATATGTGAAAAATAATGCATTTCCTCAGCCCCTGTCTGAAAATGAAGAAAAGCAGTACTTAAAAGAGATGGCCGAAGGAAACGAACATGCAAGAGCCATGTTGATCGAGCACAACTTAAGGCTCGTTGCTCATATCGTTAAAAAATTTGAAAACACCGGTGAAGATACAGAAGACTTAATATCAATTGGTACGATCGGACTGATTAAAGCCATTGAGAGTTACTCAAGAGGAAAGGGGACGAAGCTTGCAACTTATGCAGCTCGATGTATCGAGAACGAAATATTGATGCATCTAAGGGCTCTAAAGAAAACAAAAAAAGATGTTTCCCTCCACGACCCGATTGGAACGGACAAAGAAGGAAATGAGATTACATTGATCGATGTGTTGAAAGCAGAAACAGAAGATGTCGTTGATGCTATCCAATTAAAGATGCAAAAGAAAAAGATATACGATTATATTCATGTGTTGGATGACCGTGAAAAAGAAGTGATCGTGGGCCGATTTGGACTCGATCTTCAAAAAGAAAAAACACAGCGTGAGATCGCAAAACAGCTAGGAATCTCTAGAAGTTATGTTTCAAGGATCGAAAAGCGAGCGCTTATGAAGCTGTTTCACGAATTTTACCGAAGCCGCCAGCAATCAGAACGATAA
- a CDS encoding aminotransferase yhxA: protein MNKTKKLIAGVSSASVAVMLSGCNDQAQDIPPEPTDSECQDWEWDEDDGVYECDDTGSRYFGHYYHGGTYYKGKSSLLKSSAYKSYKSSSSFKGGGSGFGGSSGFGG from the coding sequence GTGAATAAAACAAAAAAACTTATTGCAGGTGTTTCCTCTGCATCTGTTGCAGTCATGCTCTCTGGTTGTAACGATCAAGCGCAAGATATTCCACCAGAGCCAACTGATTCGGAATGCCAGGATTGGGAATGGGATGAAGATGATGGGGTTTATGAATGTGATGATACGGGTTCTCGCTATTTTGGTCATTATTACCATGGTGGAACTTACTACAAAGGAAAGAGCAGCTTGCTAAAAAGTTCTGCTTATAAATCCTACAAAAGTAGTTCTAGTTTTAAAGGCGGCGGATCTGGTTTCGGAGGAAGCAGTGGATTTGGCGGATAA
- a CDS encoding DUF350 domain-containing protein translates to MENLFLNFALYAATGLGLLFVGFIIFELTTKTKELQLISKGNCAAALSLGGRLFGLAFVIGSSIANSLSIIDLLIWGTVGIIAQIIALFVAEHLAIRSSISKAIDADNKAVGLLVMFLSVSVGWVIAQCLTY, encoded by the coding sequence ATGGAGAACTTATTTCTAAATTTTGCCCTTTATGCGGCGACAGGGCTCGGCTTACTTTTTGTCGGCTTTATCATTTTCGAATTAACAACAAAAACGAAAGAGCTTCAACTAATTAGTAAAGGAAATTGCGCAGCTGCTTTATCACTTGGCGGACGACTATTTGGTCTTGCTTTTGTCATTGGATCATCTATCGCAAACTCGTTGAGTATTATTGATCTGTTGATCTGGGGAACGGTTGGAATTATCGCTCAAATCATAGCCTTATTTGTAGCAGAACACCTAGCGATTCGTTCGAGCATCTCAAAAGCGATTGACGCAGATAACAAAGCAGTTGGACTTCTTGTCATGTTTTTAAGTGTTTCTGTTGGTTGGGTCATCGCTCAGTGTCTTACATATTAA
- a CDS encoding RNA helicase, giving the protein MELTYFIERDNEYEAFLTYKIPENMHNDEKYARQLCEFFVTGGKEYELQSNEMNGSEEILIVKEVGKARRFTEETSYKGRGIFLEFRSYNSSGDMPVLHTQALNSHWDVIRYLLKDVVDIPGKGQYLRDSAEIDEDRAVYVMYVGEKI; this is encoded by the coding sequence ATGGAACTCACTTATTTTATCGAAAGAGATAACGAATATGAAGCTTTCTTAACGTATAAGATTCCAGAAAACATGCATAACGATGAAAAATATGCTCGTCAGCTCTGTGAATTTTTTGTAACAGGTGGAAAAGAGTACGAGCTACAGTCAAATGAGATGAATGGTAGCGAGGAAATTTTAATCGTAAAAGAAGTAGGGAAAGCTCGAAGATTTACGGAGGAAACGAGTTACAAAGGAAGAGGGATATTTTTAGAATTCCGCTCTTATAACTCTTCAGGAGACATGCCTGTACTTCATACGCAAGCTTTAAACAGCCATTGGGATGTTATACGATATTTGTTAAAAGACGTAGTGGATATACCAGGTAAAGGACAGTATTTACGTGATTCAGCTGAAATAGATGAAGACCGTGCTGTTTATGTTATGTATGTTGGAGAAAAAATTTAA
- a CDS encoding glutathionylspermidine synthase family protein: MTYIDNRQKFYNQLPKFWADMYGQEYALYEPAEISEDAVKDARLLGERGGHILFKTASLLQSENIEDDTLQLLGFPAALNSFLRHQTPLAKTVIGRIDSVETPEGHKIMEFNSDTPTFIYECFKVNGLICKHHGYRDPNEEKEKQLQDAVRSSILSAYRHLKTEHAPHIVFTAHDENIEDKQTVLYLKELSGFPSQFVPLDELVIRKGIGLFDQNGKKIDVLYRQTFPIELLIQDVDKVTNEDIGLQLTELVVQNKLAIINPPSAFLLQSKAILAVIWGLHEERSPYFSSEEHEWIERYFLPTYLEPDTFLKNKEKYVQKPVFGREGDTVRIFDGNGCMIDQDKHHSYDNYVSVYQKHVSLPKMTFQSQKGVQEGYRMTGTFIINGKPSAFGFRIGNAITDNLSYFLPSCIKK; encoded by the coding sequence ATGACCTATATAGATAATAGACAAAAATTTTATAATCAGCTACCTAAGTTCTGGGCCGATATGTATGGTCAAGAATATGCTTTATATGAACCTGCTGAAATCTCAGAAGATGCTGTAAAAGATGCGAGACTTCTTGGTGAAAGAGGTGGCCATATTTTGTTTAAGACGGCTTCCCTTCTGCAATCTGAAAACATTGAAGATGATACGTTGCAGCTACTAGGTTTTCCAGCAGCTCTTAATTCTTTTCTTCGCCATCAAACTCCATTAGCTAAAACAGTAATCGGCAGAATCGATTCGGTCGAAACCCCTGAAGGTCATAAAATAATGGAGTTTAACAGTGATACTCCCACCTTTATTTACGAATGCTTTAAGGTCAACGGTTTGATCTGTAAGCATCACGGATATAGAGATCCAAACGAAGAAAAAGAAAAACAATTACAGGACGCTGTACGCTCCTCCATCTTGAGTGCCTATCGACATTTAAAAACGGAGCATGCACCTCATATCGTCTTTACAGCACATGACGAGAACATTGAAGACAAACAGACTGTTCTTTATCTAAAGGAACTTTCAGGATTTCCCTCTCAATTTGTACCTTTGGATGAATTGGTCATACGAAAAGGAATCGGTTTATTCGATCAAAACGGGAAAAAAATTGATGTACTCTATAGACAGACTTTTCCCATTGAGCTTCTCATTCAAGATGTAGATAAAGTGACGAACGAGGATATCGGGTTACAGCTTACTGAGCTTGTGGTTCAAAATAAATTGGCCATCATCAATCCACCATCAGCCTTTTTATTACAGAGCAAAGCCATTTTAGCCGTCATTTGGGGGTTACACGAAGAACGCTCTCCTTACTTTTCAAGTGAAGAACACGAATGGATCGAACGCTATTTCTTACCTACTTATCTTGAGCCTGACACGTTTTTAAAAAACAAAGAAAAGTATGTGCAAAAGCCCGTATTTGGAAGAGAAGGAGATACGGTTCGTATATTTGATGGTAACGGCTGCATGATAGATCAAGACAAACATCATAGTTATGACAACTATGTAAGTGTTTATCAAAAGCACGTATCACTTCCAAAAATGACATTTCAATCTCAAAAAGGTGTTCAAGAAGGCTACCGAATGACAGGAACATTTATCATTAACGGAAAACCAAGTGCTTTTGGTTTTCGTATTGGAAACGCAATAACCGATAACCTATCTTATTTCTTGCCTTCTTGTATAAAAAAGTAG
- a CDS encoding YrzI family small protein, which yields MFTLHLFFVTITFSIKRNNRSDELYARDLEVKTLYDRAKEKASYNLSSWL from the coding sequence ATGTTTACATTACACTTGTTTTTTGTAACGATAACCTTTTCTATTAAAAGAAATAATCGTTCTGATGAACTTTACGCACGTGATCTGGAAGTAAAAACACTTTATGACCGTGCTAAAGAAAAGGCATCTTATAATTTGTCATCATGGCTGTAA
- the menA gene encoding 1,4-dihydroxy-2-naphthoate octaprenyltransferase has protein sequence MIHPKVIFASTRPFSLTASVIPVIFGTILALQWTSIHWTTFFLTLIGAVFLQCGTNLVNDYFDHVKGADIPGSLSPSGVIDRKEMTPRQVYITGLIFFGLSIIVGLILTALTGPVVLYFGIPSLLVGYFYTATRYALAYNGLGEIASGSTLGILAVVGSFYTQTLTLNTEIFLAAIPNALLVMAILHANNLRDFDTDKQIGKTTVAGLIGRKASRLEYYVLMLGAYVSLLALIFLDILPLWSLLAAITLPIALKGLKIAISTWDAKELNKALGLTALLHMAFGILLCIGTLTGILL, from the coding sequence ATGATACATCCTAAGGTCATCTTTGCTTCAACCCGGCCTTTTTCATTAACAGCTTCAGTCATTCCCGTCATATTCGGGACAATTCTTGCATTGCAGTGGACAAGCATTCATTGGACTACTTTCTTTCTAACACTTATTGGTGCTGTTTTTCTTCAGTGCGGAACAAACTTAGTGAACGACTATTTTGATCATGTAAAAGGTGCGGATATTCCCGGGTCGTTAAGCCCATCAGGCGTCATCGACCGAAAAGAGATGACGCCTCGCCAAGTATATATCACAGGACTTATTTTCTTTGGTCTAAGTATTATCGTGGGACTTATATTAACTGCACTTACCGGCCCTGTTGTTCTCTACTTCGGGATTCCGTCACTACTTGTAGGTTACTTTTACACAGCTACTCGTTATGCGCTTGCTTACAACGGATTAGGTGAGATCGCATCTGGAAGTACGTTAGGTATTCTCGCAGTTGTTGGTTCGTTCTACACTCAAACTTTAACTTTAAATACAGAAATCTTTTTAGCGGCGATTCCTAACGCTCTTCTTGTTATGGCTATTTTGCATGCTAACAACTTGCGTGACTTCGATACAGATAAACAGATCGGTAAAACAACTGTTGCTGGTTTGATCGGAAGAAAAGCATCCCGACTAGAATATTATGTTTTAATGCTTGGTGCGTATGTAAGTTTATTAGCACTTATATTCTTAGACATCTTACCGCTTTGGAGTCTGCTTGCTGCAATTACCCTACCTATAGCGTTAAAAGGGTTAAAGATTGCGATCTCTACATGGGATGCCAAAGAATTAAACAAAGCACTTGGCTTAACAGCACTTCTTCATATGGCTTTTGGTATTCTACTTTGTATAGGTACTTTAACTGGCATCCTTTTATAA